From the genome of Geobacter sp. SVR, one region includes:
- a CDS encoding TraB/VirB10 family protein: MKNKLLSFWNGLSGSQRRNLAWCAAGCILVTVFAIGYYAMNRGKDSVSIKSAKQAPLSIEPKLLEKSQFLESQKEIAKRDDKVAELQKKLDEITREKKGDPTPAPVLQAGTTPAVPGDNHLAITAQQQGQTQKAGSGRTVISKQPLPPLPPMPQSSSFSLPPPPAAPQGMAAGQLQSPPETEIGDIAIVSSPGSGKPTKADAEDKKKDVGTVSVYLPPSFMEATLLSGLDAPTTSEAKGNPVPVLLRVKTPAVLPNSVKANLKGCFVIADGKGNLATERAELLLVSLSCLDRKGQAVVDQKIKGFVVDEDGKIGLRGRVVAKMGSMIARSMLAGFFGGAGDAIKSAATTMSVSPLGTTQTVDPKDIAMSGLGSGLSSGFKEIQKFYMELARQTMPVIEVGATKPVTLVISEGINLDIKKIAKGGGK; encoded by the coding sequence ATGAAAAATAAGCTCCTGTCCTTCTGGAACGGACTCAGTGGCAGTCAGCGCCGGAATCTTGCCTGGTGTGCGGCAGGCTGCATTCTTGTGACCGTATTCGCGATTGGATATTACGCCATGAACAGAGGGAAAGATTCCGTTTCCATAAAAAGTGCGAAACAAGCGCCCTTGAGCATCGAGCCAAAACTCCTGGAAAAGTCACAGTTCCTCGAAAGTCAGAAGGAGATTGCCAAGCGTGACGACAAAGTTGCCGAACTCCAGAAAAAACTCGATGAGATTACCCGAGAGAAAAAGGGTGACCCGACTCCAGCACCGGTGCTTCAGGCCGGCACTACTCCCGCTGTACCTGGTGACAATCATCTTGCCATCACTGCTCAACAGCAGGGCCAGACGCAAAAGGCCGGTTCCGGCAGGACAGTGATATCAAAACAGCCGTTGCCGCCACTTCCACCGATGCCGCAAAGCAGCAGCTTCTCGCTTCCTCCCCCACCTGCCGCACCTCAAGGAATGGCTGCAGGCCAGTTGCAATCTCCACCAGAAACCGAAATCGGCGATATCGCCATTGTTTCGTCTCCTGGATCAGGCAAGCCCACCAAGGCTGATGCGGAAGATAAAAAAAAAGACGTCGGGACCGTCTCGGTCTATCTGCCACCTTCCTTTATGGAGGCGACTCTGTTGAGTGGCTTGGACGCTCCAACCACTTCGGAAGCCAAAGGAAATCCGGTACCGGTGCTGCTCAGGGTAAAGACTCCAGCGGTACTGCCCAATAGCGTCAAGGCAAACCTCAAAGGGTGCTTTGTTATCGCCGACGGCAAGGGGAACCTGGCCACCGAGCGTGCGGAACTGCTGCTCGTTTCCTTGTCATGCCTCGACCGTAAGGGGCAGGCAGTAGTCGACCAGAAGATCAAAGGGTTCGTCGTTGATGAAGACGGCAAAATTGGCCTGCGAGGCCGGGTCGTTGCCAAGATGGGCTCCATGATCGCCAGGAGCATGTTGGCCGGCTTCTTCGGCGGTGCCGGTGACGCGATTAAGTCTGCGGCCACGACCATGTCCGTAAGTCCTCTCGGTACAACACAAACCGTTGACCCCAAAGACATTGCCATGTCTGGGCTTGGGTCCGGCCTGTCGAGTGGCTTCAAAGAGATCCAGAAGTTCTACATGGAACTGGCCAGGCAAACCATGCCGGTCATAGAAGTCGGAGCCACAAAGCCAGTGACACTGGTCATCAGCGAAGGAATCAATCTGGACATCAAGAAAATTGCCAAGGGAGGCGGAAAGTGA
- a CDS encoding TraV family lipoprotein produces MKKALITIGMLTMSGCALLNPYESSFSCPETSNGKCVSVQTAYKESTASPGKSSEAPAEHKEDDCNADSAAAGLCTEGKKDISLHPSAKENGTYNRYQSALFDKFSGLLKEPVTPVVAPPKTMRVLLLPYTGQDNEFYMLRYVYFFVDEPRWLMGDSVTSGEED; encoded by the coding sequence GTGAAGAAAGCCCTTATTACTATAGGAATGCTGACAATGAGCGGCTGTGCCCTGCTCAACCCCTACGAAAGCAGCTTTAGCTGCCCTGAAACCAGCAACGGCAAGTGCGTTTCGGTGCAAACCGCCTACAAGGAATCGACAGCAAGCCCTGGCAAATCAAGCGAAGCACCTGCAGAACACAAGGAAGACGATTGTAATGCTGACAGTGCTGCAGCCGGTCTCTGCACCGAAGGCAAGAAGGATATCTCCCTGCATCCGTCGGCCAAAGAGAACGGTACCTACAACCGCTACCAATCGGCACTGTTCGACAAATTCAGCGGACTCCTGAAAGAACCGGTCACACCGGTTGTTGCTCCCCCGAAAACCATGCGGGTGCTCCTTCTGCCATACACCGGCCAGGACAATGAATTCTACATGCTGCGTTATGTCTACTTCTTCGTTGATGAACCGCGCTGGTTGATGGGTGACTCCGTTACATCTGGCGAGGAGGACTAG
- a CDS encoding TraC family protein, translated as MGVASALFGSGGGFTKSELRRLSERDNFSEYFPWIAHDPKNQIYLNTDNTFGMMWECAPLAFACETTIRTLEGIFRVNLPDGSIMQFILFADPFVKHIVDTYTSMKLRDSKLVRDVSDNVSRFFQEGVEGLGCLSGIPIRNFRMFFTVKFPVKDSAHVNLEEVFGTIQEVLRGAGLSPVVVNPGNLLDWLRRMLNEDPSANSTHYDERNIIRKQVLLGTKVEKRFSSLKFGSRHFRCVTPKSFPLNGDPIQTNQLFGGIMGMATDSDQIRTPFFFTLNIVLRNQKNKLHTKCNLVLQQQGVGSFAPSLARKKDEYLWAVDELERGTKFYRVIPIMWVYGSDEWLVNESVTRAKRVWEGQGYVMQEDKGILPILFISSLPFGLYDHGSNIDTLDRDHILPVDSIAVTLPVQGDFSGLGKPVMLFAGRKGNLFGLDIFNKGVNNHNAMVCASSGAGKSFFINYLVYNYFAMKSKIRIIDIGGSYKKMTKLFGARYLDFSEDSQVCLNPFTNIIDPEYDIPVIAPIVAQMVFSTGKTIPSETEMTLIKGAVRWAWQQEGNDADIDTVYEYLFNFDQYSSEGGEIKEAASRLAFNLADFKSDGTFGRFFNGKSSLDISNDEFVVLELEHLKSRKELFRVVTLQVINAVTQDLYLSDKSDQRLIVFDEAWQFLGESSTLKEVIEEGYRRARKYHGSFTIITQSVLDMKLFGGVGDVIRNNSAFKFYLESSDFEKALDEKLMDYDDFTMRILKSTKSNKPKYSEIFMDTPFGVGIGRLAVDPFSYYVFTSDASEITEIEAMVDGGVSYEDAIREMVKKYRS; from the coding sequence ATGGGCGTAGCGTCAGCGTTGTTTGGAAGTGGAGGGGGCTTCACCAAGAGCGAGTTACGCCGTCTCTCCGAACGGGACAATTTTTCCGAATATTTCCCGTGGATTGCCCATGACCCCAAGAATCAGATCTACCTGAACACCGATAACACCTTCGGGATGATGTGGGAGTGTGCGCCACTGGCTTTTGCCTGTGAGACAACCATCAGGACCCTGGAGGGGATATTCCGTGTAAACCTGCCTGACGGTTCGATCATGCAGTTCATTCTATTCGCCGACCCTTTTGTTAAGCATATTGTGGATACCTATACTTCCATGAAATTGCGCGACAGCAAACTGGTACGCGATGTTTCTGACAACGTGTCCCGCTTCTTTCAGGAAGGTGTGGAAGGTCTCGGCTGTCTGAGCGGTATTCCGATCCGGAACTTCAGGATGTTTTTTACGGTCAAGTTTCCGGTGAAGGACAGTGCCCATGTAAATCTTGAAGAAGTGTTCGGCACAATCCAGGAAGTGCTTCGTGGCGCCGGCCTTTCACCGGTTGTTGTCAATCCGGGTAACTTGCTGGATTGGCTACGGCGCATGCTGAATGAGGACCCGTCTGCGAATTCAACCCACTATGACGAACGCAATATCATCCGTAAGCAGGTACTGCTCGGGACCAAGGTAGAGAAAAGGTTCTCTTCTCTCAAGTTCGGTTCCCGGCACTTCCGCTGCGTCACCCCGAAGTCATTCCCTCTGAACGGCGATCCGATCCAGACCAACCAGCTCTTCGGCGGGATCATGGGGATGGCTACCGACTCTGATCAGATCCGGACGCCATTCTTCTTTACGCTGAATATCGTCCTACGGAACCAGAAGAACAAGCTTCACACCAAGTGCAACCTGGTCCTGCAGCAGCAGGGTGTCGGCAGTTTCGCCCCATCGCTGGCCAGAAAGAAAGACGAGTACCTCTGGGCGGTCGATGAACTGGAACGGGGCACGAAGTTCTACCGTGTCATTCCTATCATGTGGGTCTACGGCAGTGACGAATGGCTGGTAAACGAGTCCGTCACCAGGGCCAAGCGGGTCTGGGAGGGGCAAGGGTACGTCATGCAGGAGGATAAGGGGATTCTTCCCATCCTGTTCATCTCTTCCCTGCCATTCGGTCTCTACGACCACGGCAGCAACATCGACACTCTCGACCGCGACCATATTCTTCCGGTGGATAGTATTGCTGTCACCCTGCCGGTGCAGGGGGACTTCTCCGGACTAGGCAAGCCGGTGATGCTCTTCGCAGGCAGGAAAGGGAATCTGTTCGGCCTCGACATCTTCAACAAAGGGGTCAACAACCATAACGCCATGGTCTGTGCCTCCAGCGGCGCCGGCAAAAGCTTCTTCATCAACTATCTGGTCTACAACTACTTCGCAATGAAATCGAAGATCCGGATTATCGACATCGGCGGGTCCTACAAGAAGATGACCAAACTGTTCGGCGCACGCTACCTGGACTTCAGCGAGGACTCCCAGGTCTGTCTGAACCCCTTCACCAACATCATCGATCCCGAGTACGACATCCCGGTTATCGCTCCCATCGTTGCCCAGATGGTCTTTTCCACCGGCAAGACCATTCCCAGCGAGACAGAGATGACCCTGATCAAGGGAGCAGTTCGCTGGGCCTGGCAGCAGGAGGGCAATGATGCAGATATCGATACCGTCTACGAGTACCTGTTCAATTTCGACCAGTACTCCTCCGAGGGTGGCGAGATCAAGGAGGCTGCTTCCCGGCTTGCTTTTAACCTGGCCGACTTCAAGAGCGACGGAACCTTTGGCCGTTTCTTCAACGGCAAAAGCAGTCTCGACATCTCCAATGACGAGTTCGTGGTGTTGGAACTGGAGCACCTCAAGTCTCGCAAGGAACTGTTCCGGGTCGTCACCCTTCAGGTGATCAACGCCGTCACCCAGGATCTCTATCTCTCTGACAAGTCGGATCAGCGGCTGATCGTTTTTGACGAGGCATGGCAATTCCTTGGGGAGAGTTCAACCCTCAAGGAGGTCATCGAGGAAGGGTACCGTCGTGCCCGCAAATATCATGGCAGTTTCACCATAATTACTCAGTCTGTGCTCGACATGAAGCTCTTCGGCGGGGTTGGCGATGTCATTCGGAATAACTCGGCCTTCAAGTTCTATCTGGAATCGTCGGACTTCGAAAAGGCTCTGGACGAAAAGCTGATGGACTATGACGACTTTACCATGAGGATTCTCAAGTCAACGAAGAGCAACAAGCCGAAGTATTCGGAGATATTCATGGATACACCTTTTGGCGTCGGAATCGGCAGATTAGCCGTAGATCCTTTCTCCTACTACGTATTCACGTCTGATGCGAGCGAGATAACTGAAATAGAGGCAATGGTTGATGGCGGAGTGAGTTATGAGGATGCAATCCGTGAGATGGTCAAGAAATACCGCAGTTAG